The Candidatus Methylomirabilota bacterium DNA segment GCGGGCAGGCCGGGGTCGTCGCGGTGGCCGGGTTCACGCACAGGACCGCGATGAGCCCGCCGTTGGCGGCCGACTGGGCGAAGTGAAGCTCCGCGGTCGACGGCACGCCCTCGAGGTCCCGATAGGACAGCTTGTACTCGAGCACCGTGCCGTCCGTGGTGACCCGCGCGGTGAACTCGCCCTTGCCGTTGGTGGAGACTGCCGGCACCTCCTCGTAGCCCCGCAGGTACGCCTTGTGCTTGCCCTTCTCGTCGTCCTCGTGAGCAGGACCGGGACCGCCGAACGCAGGCGCGACGAAAGCCGCGAGCAGGGCCGCAGGAGCCGCC contains these protein-coding regions:
- a CDS encoding CHRD domain-containing protein; its protein translation is MKRMVTTLAAPAALLAAFVAPAFGGPGPAHEDDEKGKHKAYLRGYEEVPAVSTNGKGEFTARVTTDGTVLEYKLSYRDLEGVPSTAELHFAQSAANGGLIAVLCVNPATATTPACPPSPGTVEGTLNASEILGPAAQGIAAAEFQEALRAIRQGLTYVNLKTAKFPDGEIRGQVRRGYK